The DNA segment GTGGAACGACGGCGTGACCGACACCTTCTGCGTCCTGGGCCAGACCGACATCAGCCAGACCTCCACGGGCACCCTGAAGAACGCCGGTGCCGCGGCCGGGGGCTGAGGGTCAGCCGAAGCCCCACCCCCGACCCGAAATCTCGACAGAGATGGCGCTATAGCAGCCGTTCCTGTCGAAGTTTCGGACTGGGGTCAGCCGAAGAAGACCTTGGCGACGTCGAGGATCGCCGGGTCGACCAGCTTCAGCTCGGCCGTCGCCTCGCTGAGCGGCACCCGCACGATGTCCCCGCTCCGCAGGGCGACCATCTTGCCGAAGTCGCCGTCGTGCACCGCCTCGGCCGCGGCGATGCCGAACCGGGTGGCCAGCACCCGGTCGAACGCCGTGGGCGTGCCGCCGCGCTGCACGTGGCCCAGCACGATCGCCCGGGTCTCGTAGCCGGTGCGCGCCTCGATGGCCTGGGCCACCTGGTCGCCGATGCCGCCCAGGCGCACGTGGCCGAAGGCGTCGACCTCGCCGGAGGCGACCGCCAGGGTGCCCTCCTGGGGAGTGGCGCCCTCGGCGATCACGACGATCGACGCGTAGCGGCCGCCCTCGTGGCGGTGGCGGATCACGTCGCACACCTCGTCGATGTGGAACGGCTCCTCGGGGACGAGCACGAGCGTCGCCCCGCCGGCGATGGCCGCCCAGGTGGCGATGTGGCCGGCGTGGCGGCCCATCACCTCGACCACCATCACCCGGTCGTGCGACTCGGCGGTGGTGTGGAGCCGGTCGATGGCATCGACGCAGATCTGTACCGCGGTGTTGAAGCCGAAGGTCAGCTCGGTGGCGTTGAGGTCGTTGTCGATGGTCTTGGGCACGCCGACCACCGCCACGTCCTCGGCGGCCAGCCGGGCGGCGACGCCCAGCGTGTCCTCGCCGCCGATCGCCACCAGCGCGTCGACCGAGTTGGCCGCCAGCACCTCGCGCACCCGGTCGGGACCGCCGTCGATCTTGTAGGGGTTCGTGCGCGACGACCCCAGGATCGTCCCGCCCCGGGGCAGCGTGCCCCGGAACGACTGGATCGACAGCGGGACGGTGTCGTCCTCGAGGACCCCGCGCCAGCCGTCGCGGAACCCGAGCAGCTCATCGCCGTACACC comes from the Acidimicrobiales bacterium genome and includes:
- a CDS encoding 6-phosphofructokinase, whose protein sequence is MRIAMLTGGGDCPGLNAVMRAVARKSESVYGDELLGFRDGWRGVLEDDTVPLSIQSFRGTLPRGGTILGSSRTNPYKIDGGPDRVREVLAANSVDALVAIGGEDTLGVAARLAAEDVAVVGVPKTIDNDLNATELTFGFNTAVQICVDAIDRLHTTAESHDRVMVVEVMGRHAGHIATWAAIAGGATLVLVPEEPFHIDEVCDVIRHRHEGGRYASIVVIAEGATPQEGTLAVASGEVDAFGHVRLGGIGDQVAQAIEARTGYETRAIVLGHVQRGGTPTAFDRVLATRFGIAAAEAVHDGDFGKMVALRSGDIVRVPLSEATAELKLVDPAILDVAKVFFG